Genomic DNA from Anaerolineae bacterium:
GGTCAAGTTCTCAATCGTCTTCGCGCCGGGATCCACGATCTCGATTAAACGCTTGTGCGTTCGGATCTCGAACTGCTCGCGCGAATCCTTGTCAATAAAGGGAGAGCGCATCACCGTGAAGCGCTCGATCTTCGTCGGCAACGGGATCGGACCCACCACGGCCGCGCCGGTGCGCTCGGCTGTCTCCACGATCTCACGCACGGATCTGTCTAGGACCCGAT
This window encodes:
- the rpsJ gene encoding 30S ribosomal protein S10, with protein sequence MAKQRIRIKLKAYDHRVLDRSVREIVETAERTGAAVVGPIPLPTKIERFTVMRSPFIDKDSREQFEIRTHKRLIEIVDPGAKTIENLTRLNLPAGVDIEIKL